The genomic interval aaaatttccaaagaacGTGCGAcgaacttttccttttttacttttttctcgaaagaaaatttaattccaaagGGACAAAATTGTCTCGAGAAAGAATAACACTTTGATCattctcctttcctcttctccaaatcatttcttttttcgaaaaaaaaaaagaataatttctgtGCAATGCAAATTTTCAACGTACACGCAATCACGAGCATCGATTCCCAAACTCTCCCTTTACGGaccctttttcctctttttctctttaatatttcgtatttcatACGCCTTGTACTCGTATCTCTTCCAATGCAATAACGAGCTCTCGTTTCGTAGATTGTTGTCGGAGAACAGGCTGAGGGAGGTTCACAACAAGATGTTCACCGGGCTGACGAATCTTAAGACCCTGTGAGTAGAAACTTTTATGTCTCTTCATAAAACGGTATTCACCgccgtatatataaatatgcatatctctatatatattcgaaacgtGATTTTCACAGGAACCTGCACGGGAATGCCATAACCTGCGTTATGCAAGGCTCGTTCGACGGATTGACGCATATACGCACCATGTGAGTACACCGTATAACGACACCGCATCTCTTTTCTAGACTCCCCTTCCTTTGAACGCGAAATCGATACTCTCTGGCGaatgtaaaattgtttattgaaTCTCgccttcgaaataatattgcaaCGATAAACTGCTTGTGcggaatttatcgaaatttggTAGATATTATTGACTCGTTCCACTTATTCTCTATCTGCTCCAATCgaataggaaaaaatttatttttccttgatACAGATATGATGGAAAATAGGAAATTTCGagcatataagaaaatttaaattctactttttgaaattcttttcaaatgaTCAATCTTGATTAGTTTTGATTTCTCTATGAGattgtcaaatttattaacaattgcgAGAATAAACAAACATTGCaaataaaatctgaaataCTCTGCtctcgaagaattattttattccttataacagcaaaaaaaagaacgaatttCTTTAGctgagaaaaatcaaaatcatcgTCGTAAAATAcacattgatatatatatattgtagcaTTAAAATCTTCGATTCGACGTTAATAATCACGTTGCAGAGAATCGAGTGAAAACGAATCGGTGGGATATGATCGAGAAAGTTCATACGTACGTATTTAATTATCGTTGAACGGTGTAACgaagttaatttataattaatcgttttaaCGACTCGTACCGATACACGTGGAGAAACAACGATTCCGAAAGTAAAATACGAGAATCAATAATCATCCGTTTCtcgtacgagagagagagagagagagagtatataCGCGCTCCGCCGTATTAAAACGCGAATATTTAATCGGATTAGTATTATAGAATGATTATATGAATTACGGTTCATCAATATTAACGAGACAACGATATggattcattaattattacgtGTGTGTGAGCATTCAGCGCGGTATTTCCATTCCGCAGTTGACATCCCCCTCCACcgtagtaaaatatatttcgtgctTACGCGCGCATAATTAATAGCAGCCTAATAAATTGCCTCCCATTTTCAGCAACATGCAAGGCAATCCTTTGTCGTGTAATTGTCATCTCGCGTGGTTCGCCGGATGGTTGAGAAAACGCGAAACGCCGTTGTCAGGCGTCGTTGGACACTGCCACGACCCACCAAGATTGAAAGATGCGATCGTCAAAGATATCCCCCATCACGAGTTCAAGTGCAACAgtgagttttttcttttcttttcttttctttctatttctttaacatagccctttcgtttcatttcgtaaattaaaaatttttccacccccttaatacaaatttcatgtctataaaagaattatcgaggagaaaaatgttttaccAGGAATCATCTATCGTAAAAAATCGtgtaaaatcttttttgtgttaaattatatttcaatagttTGAATTCCTTAagcaattattaacaatatttggaACGAAGAGCCAAGATCCTTTGTATGGGAACTTTaagttgaattttaattttgattttttcagtTTATCTTTtccaatgattaaattaaaaatcaaggaaattcaaattcttaatGATCCTGTTCCCATTCTTCTCATTCTCTTCTTCATTCTCGCGAGTCGCGCTTTCGATCGGCGCACGAACTCGAgattaacgatcgatcgatttacttTGCGAACCGCAGACGACAGCGTGGGTTGCCTAGGAGACGATTACTGTCCACCCCAATGTAATTGCGCCGGCTCGGTGGTGAGATGCTCGAGATCTCAGCTTACGGAGATACCACGTGGGATTCCGCCGGAAACCACCGAGCTGTATTTGGACGTGAACGACATCAAGACGATCCAGCCGGAGAGGCTGAACCACCTGAGGATTCTCACTAGactgtaaataaaatacacgtgTGACGACACGTTTCAGAAAAGTGGGAGAAAAAggggaaagaaagattttaagatttccctccctttctttttttttttccagggaTCTGAGCAACAATCAGATCGGGATGCTGTCCAACGATACCTTCAGAAATCTCACCAAATTGTCCCACTTGTAAGTAGGAgaagtttaaatattcttcgcttcatttatattttatctaaaaattaaaattctctctcttggAGGAAtggatcatatttttaaaaaaaaattcttcgatattgtcctatttacaattttacacaGATCTttagagaataaaatagatgttgtatgatataatttgactcgttttaaaaagatattccattccatttctCTCGAATTCATTATCCAAGTGGAAACATTAACGCGTAATTTCGCGAATTTTCCAGAATTATCAGCTACAATAAGTTACAATGCGTCCAACGTAACGCTCTGGCCGGCTTGAAATCGCTGCGGATAATGTGAGTGTTCGAATCGCAATAATTCTATTCTCGAACAATAGGTAGATTTATACCGTTTCCTTTTGTACGTTTCGACATCACAGAGATTTCATAAATCATCCGGGGGGGAAAGAATGTGAAAATGATTCACAATAAACGAAAGTTGGCGTTgggatcatttttcttttcccggGCGAAAGCATTTTTCCTCCGAATCCTTTCCAATATGCTTTCCATTATGAATTAGATGGGGAGATGCAATCGTTTTttcgataatgaaataaacaaaagCGATGGtgtaaacgaaacgaaacggcgGGACAATTTATCGATCACAATCGTGCGCGATGTGATTTATCGTCGCACGTTTATTCACGTTTATTTGcgttattaatttcttgatgCGGGTAATTTGAGGAACGATCGTTCTTTATcatcgtaattattataattaattcgtcgTCGAATCGTTGTACAATGTTGAACTACGAGGAGATACGGATTTGTACGGGATCGACGTTGCCAGGttcattggaaattattattgttttcgaaggaggggggggggggggaggacgGATTTATCGTATTTAGCAAATAATCATTTGGTCACCAATTACCAGAATTCTATGATAATGACtggtttaataatattggtttcattaattgataatgattttattgaattgtCCATTTAACGAATGTGCAACGAGATGCACAAGGTAAGATATGACAACAGTTTAAAACTTTCTGTTAATCTTTGCCAAAATTGTACCAATTGtacaaattgtataattttgtatgtATTGAAAAAGCGAATTATCCGATTTTATCTTCGATTTCCATACGAATTTAACCGCTCGTTAAGCGGTTACATTCCCGCGGTAAAAACATTCAATAAGACAAAACGTTTTATACGTATCcaataaagaatattcaaatttccatCAAAAGGGAATTATCTGTATGTACGATTTTAACgtcgttttaaaataaaattaacgtcGGGGCATTAGCAGTTGAATATTCACGttgtaaaattaacataaCAGAACAAAAACCATttattccctccctccccccccgcgAAATGTTCcgatataatcaaattttcttccgCGTTTAAAAACCAAATTACACGAATTTAACGTTTTTAACAACCTTAATGCCTttggtttaatattatttaattttatcgagggCATCCgcgtgttattttattaaactaaagggaaaaaaatatgaaacccaatatgaaattaatttaattaataaaaattccctaCGATAATAATTCCGTTtcgataaatctaaatatatataataagtgaaTATAATCGGAGAATTAAAGTCTCATCTCGATAACTCTGATAGTTctcgtgataaaaataaaaagtcttTCGCAAATCCTCCACTTCCTATACCAAATCGATATACATTCATTAAAAGTCTAAAatcttatcttaaataaaaatatatttatataattttgatatatgatacaataatttttcgattcatctttattattcgttaactATTTCCCTTCACTCACCGTTATAAAATtactatcattttattttatcttttataaaaataaacgatcgtaaaattaatttaaaaatatagaaactttTTACCAACACGATCATTTAAAATCCAGGTCTCTACACGGTAACGACATATCGGTGATCCCGGAGGGGGCGTTCGAGGATCTTCAATCTATAACCCACCTGTGAGTACTCCCTCACGAAAGCGAACGCATTGCTTTCCTGAGACTGTCGATAACTCACCAATCCTGTATGTACGCGTGTTTACAGCGCTCTTGGGTCCAACCCGCTCTACTGCGACTGCAGCATGCGATGGTTGGCCGAATGGGTGAAAAAGGATTACGTGGAGGCAGGTATAGCGAGATGTATGGAGCCTCCAGCGATGAGGGACAAGCTGTTGCTCACGACACCTGCGACCGCATTCCAATGCAAAAGTATGTATTTCCTTCGACAGATATCGCGATCGTGGCGAAAGTGGCCAGCTGCGGGGATCAGGTTTTCTTCGAGCAattgattcgaattttatatatcgcgtgtacatatatatatatttgctgcGTCGAAGATCAGTTGATAGTGTCGATCAGTTTATCAGCTAAAGGGTGGTTTTCTAATAGgatggaatttattatattttatcgttcaAACTTCTCATTATCTTTGCTCGATCAATAAAtcgctttttttaatttttgatcaccgtacttttttattatatttaaaataagttatCGCTACTATTTCcatggataattaaaattttaattatcttcgtATCTCaatcgaacgaaataattagttgaaaaattatatctgtagataaatagatattcatttgagagagaaaaagtggGTCCACGATttgtgaatattgaaaaatttggatcAGCAGGCCGCTATCGACCCAACGATCGGCGAAAATCTATCGCACGTGCATATGTTTTTGATTTCTCACTGGCCTGGTGAATCAGTCTGTTTAGTTCATGGTTTTTTGGCCCGTTGTCACAATGGGGTACTAAAATTGCTCATTAATCGTAGACCTTTCTTCCGCGCAGCCAGCCAACAGCCAGCCGAGGTCTTGGCCAAGTGCGACCTGTGCTACACCTCGCCATGCCAGAACGGAGGATTTTGCGAGGCGCTCCCGGACAGGAAGTTCCGTTGCAAGTGCGCGCCAGGATATCATGGGGACAGGTGTGAACATAAAATTGACGCGTGCTATGGAAATCCTTGCGGGAACACCGGAACTTGTAAAGTATTGGAAGAAGGAAGATTCAGGTATCAAACGTCTTGACTAATATAACGTAGAGAATATTTTTGGCCAGCTCGTTCGGGTCTAATTTATATGTGCTCGTTCAGTGGTGCCCGTAGAGATCGAGATCCGCGATGAATtctaatcgataattaatatttattcttctttttctttctttgttttattttctgaagatttcgtttcttcaaaaaaattctgatttctagagatttatttatttacgatgACAATGTAGTTGGATTAGAATTCCGCGgatatcgaatcgaagatatatatatatatatatataaatctgtgCATTTGCTGTAGCTCGATTGATTTCTTTCAAACCTTCTACGTACGGAAGGCAGTAGTGTTGGTCAGAGATAAGGTAGACGTGCacgaaaaaaagtatttggCGAGACAATAGTATTGAATATCTATTGTAGCTGTGCTGCAtcgatcgttgaaaaaaattgttgaaatattcgTGTCGCTGGAATAGACAGAGCTATGAATTTGACGAAAGTTATTTCTAGTAGTATGAGTCGATGATTATGAAATCCTTCatactttttctcctttttgtttttttttttttattcccccCCTAATTTACAAACATGCATTGAAAGAGTTAATATTGTTGCGCGTATATTCCGAAATATACATAGGGAGAAGCGTATTTGCATTGTAAAAGCGCTGTTTAACGTATATAAGTAGAGTATGAAACGTAGTTTCAGTAGCAGTAAATTGCACGTACAAAAAGCGTGCActgttttatgaataaataaaacgggACCTCTGCACGTGAGCCCCGAACAGTACAACGTACGCGTAACGATCTATCGACGAAGCGATTATAATTCGTTAATCCTTCCTATTCTCGGAaagcaataaataatcgaGCCTTACTTAATACCCTCCCCCAAAAATTCGTCCAATAATATTACTAACTTCTTCTAAATtccaatattcatattaaattgaaaaacgatCACTTATCtctatacaataaatatacaaaattgtttcgataataaaaataatttaaatcgagttaaagaaaaattctcgaaatctAAATTGGAAGGAGATACATTCGTCGATACGTCGGTTGCGCGTAACGTAAAGATCGATTGGCGGATATACCGCGATCGAAGATCATGGTCAATGTCTCGATTGACGATCAGTCGGTGTGCGACAGTTGCGACTGCGCCCCCGGGTACAAGGGACTTCGATGCGAGAACAACGTCGACGACTGCGAGGACAACAAGTGCTCGAATAACTCAACCTGCGTCGACCTCGTACAAGCCTACAGATGCGAGTGCGCCCCAGGATTCATGGGCGAGTACTGCGAGGAGAAGATACCCTTTTGCACAAAAGGGCACGACCCCTGCGAGAACGGGGGCCGGTGCGTCGACCACGGGACCCACTATAGCTGCGAATGCCCAATCGGCTTCACCGGCCTTAATTGCTCCACCAACCTGGATGACTGCGTTGATCATATGTGCCAGGTGAGTGCCGCgcaccctctcctcccctttctctctctctcgagggaTAATAACGAAGGATTTATTCTCGTTTTAGAACGGTGCTACTTGCATCGACGGCATAAACAATTACGAGTGTAAGTGCGCGGCGGATTACACGGGGAGATATTGCGAGGCCGCACCATCGACAGTCATGCTCTACCCGCAAACCAGTCCGTGCGCGCATCATGACTGTCAGCACGGTGCTTGCTTCCAACCCGCTCCCGCCTCCGCCGCGGACTACCTTTGCCAGTGCCACCCCGGCTACACCGGTGAGTAACTTTctcttcgaattcgaaaaagagCGAATGAAATACTCGTTCCTTGCAAtcaatagttataaataaataagctttGGAAagctttgataaataaaatatttcgtaaggATTCAGAGAAGGAGAATACATCGAATATGTAGGGAACGATATCGAGAagttgtgtgtgtatatatatatacataaatatatatatagttgaaaAAATGGGATTAAAGGAAAACGATGCGAGTACCTGACGAGTTTGAGCTTCGTGGACAACAGCTCGCTGGTCGAGCTGGAGCCGCTACGCACGAGGCCTGAAGCGAACGTGACGATCGTGTTCACGACCACGCAGGAGAACGGGGTCCTCCTCTACAACGGCCAGAATGGCGATCACATTGCCGTCGAGTTGTTCAACGGCCGTGTAAGGGTCTCGTACGACGTTGGCAATTATCCAACCTCGACGATGTACAGTTACGAAATGGTCGCCGATGGTAAAGCCCACGTGGCCGAGCTTCTCGCGATCAAGAAGAATTTCACGATGAGGGTCGACAACGGCGCGGCTAGAAGCATTATCAACGAGGGTCCTAAGGAATACCTGAAACTCGTCGCGCCTATGTACGTTGGCGGCGTCGCGCCCGAGGTCGCCAACGTAGCGTTCACCGAGTTTCATCTGCGGAACATCACCAGCTTTCAAGGTAAGATCTCTTATTATTACATCGATTAAGAAaaggatatttctttttaatataaaaatataaatttgacttAATAATGTCACGACAACTTGGAATTTTCAAGAACTTGGAATTTTCACGcatgagaagaaaaattaagaaatacttTATTGAAATCGTTTTATCTTCGATTGGTTGCCACGATAtcgaaattatcattttccaGGTTGTAGAGTCATGAAATTTTcccgattttaataaaatttgataaataatgatacGTTGAAAGCTCGTTTAATTAATCACGCGAAcaatttcctctctctttctttctctctcctcaaGGCTGCATCTCGGAGATGTGGATCAATCACAAGTTGGTAGACTTCAGCAATGCAGCGAAGATGCATCGCGTAACTCCCGGATGCATGTCAAACGAGGAAGAAGCTGACGAGGCGCGAGACGTCGTGGAAGCGGAAGGAATTATGGGCAGCAGCAACGAGGAATCATTGCCACAAGAGGGGATGGATCACGAGCATTCCGGTATGTTGATCCAGTAACTTattcatcgaataatattcgCGATACAATATCCTCTATTcggagataataataataatttcgatcgatgataaaaGAAACCATTTTTGACATACGCTCCCTTTCGTTGCAGACATCGTTATGACGGGACCTGGCACGATAATTTCCGATCCGTGCACGGGACACGAGTGCAGAAAGGGGTCACAGTGCGTGCCATCACCGATCGGAAATGGGTATACGTGCCGGTGTCAAACTGGGTGGCAAGGACGGTATTGCGAGAAAGGTACGAAGATTCATGAtatagaaattcttttaataaacgaaTGAAAACGAGTAATAACCCAATTTGAATCGAGAaagtattttaagaaattagaaaaatttaggaGAGATAAGtgtcagaaattttattatatatattatttatttcttgcaGCACCGACGTGTCGCAAGGAGCACACCAGGGAGTATTACAGCGAGAATGGATGTCGGAGTCGGCGACCAGTAAAACTTGCCAAGTGTTGGGGTAGTTGTGGCAACTCTTGCTGTCTGCCGAGGAAAACGAAACGGCGCAAGGTACGAGTTAAATCAAATACTCGTCTCAAcatgtttaattaatagaataaataaataattcataaatcgaATTGAGCATCCTTCTGGCATCTCTCTTTCGATGAGCaaacgttattaaaaaaaaaataataatggaatgtTGATTGCGACAGGTACGGCTGATCTGCGCCGACGGGATGCGGTACACGAAGGACGTCGACCTGGTGCGCAAATGCACGTGCACCCGGAAATGCTACTAGCCAGGACCGAAACACGCCGAGCGCCACAGGTGTTCCATAAATAAGCGTCGAGACGTATCGAGACCGAGAGGAAACCCCCGAGAACCGTTCAGACAGTGCCCCGATTCGAACTTTCTACGCGAGCGGGTGATGTGGCGAGAGCCGATCGCGGATCCGTGGAGGATACGTGGACTCCCCCTCGGCGCGTCCTCGTCGAACGCGTGACGAAAGTCTAAGGGGGCCGCGGGACTGCCAGGCCgaatgaaaaaagtaaaaagataaaaagagagaaaatattaacgaaaggtaaaaaacgaaaaagatggacacacacacatacatacactcgcaaaaagaagaataaaaagaagaagaggaagaaataaaacagCACACAGCCGGCTCAGtgtgatattattattcgaaaagaaaacgtggaagaaagatattatatatgtgcGCGCGTTTTAGGATGGAACTAATTGAATATTtgggagaaagagggaaaataTCGTGGGCATACGTGAAGTATAGGTATTATTGTATTGATCGACGTATGCTCGACGATCGGAGAAAAATTGGTTGGAGAGAACACGGAGCGGAGAAACGTTGCGTTCCCTGAAACATTGTGTTCCCTTCGATACCACGAATCGTTCGCTCAGTGTGAAATAGATCTAATGGATTGCGATTGGTAGTTGGGTGGTAGTGGATGAAGAAGTTgatattgatcaat from Apis mellifera strain DH4 linkage group LG8, Amel_HAv3.1, whole genome shotgun sequence carries:
- the LOC408960 gene encoding protein slit isoform X2 — translated: MARAMTPAWSLRLLGVSCGSVVCAWGLLLILSVLGGGASHGTALGSFGLGSLSGAMEDMNSARCPWLCTCTGQEVDCSHRGLTQIPGDLVTFLVAEKLDLQGNNISVIFKTDFEDMATLHVLWLSNNQIHTIERGAFQDLVGVEKLRLNNNQIRHLPDLLFSNMMNLKRLDLSHNQIATIGPKTLRGISSLKYLLLDNNVLTCIDEASIRELKDLEILMLNNNKLTTLGKEMLNGFSHLRTLKLVDNPLSCDCHLAWLSRHLKSYPRLGQHTKCASPIHLKDRNIADVQEHEFKCSGPVERTGSECSAEPQCPHPCRCADGIVDCRENSLTKVPTHLPEDTTELRLEQNRITEIPPKAFSPYRKLRRIDLSNNQIKKVAADAFHGLKSLESLVLYGNKITELPSGLFQGLTNLQLLLLNANEISCIRTDLFRDLTSLTLLSLYDNNIRSLANGTFANLRSIETLHLARNPFICDCNLRWLNAYLHAHPIETSGAKCESPKRAQKRKIDSMRDDKFKCKGDEELLTKRAGECILPGECPDPCVCNGATVDCSNKKLTSIPKELPIYTSTLLLANNELDKIKADGLFEKLPELQHLDLRKNKISRIEASSFQGAHKLTDLLLSENRLREVHNKMFTGLTNLKTLNLHGNAITCVMQGSFDGLTHIRTINMQGNPLSCNCHLAWFAGWLRKRETPLSGVVGHCHDPPRLKDAIVKDIPHHEFKCNNDSVGCLGDDYCPPQCNCAGSVVRCSRSQLTEIPRGIPPETTELYLDVNDIKTIQPERLNHLRILTRLDLSNNQIGMLSNDTFRNLTKLSHLIISYNKLQCVQRNALAGLKSLRIMSLHGNDISVIPEGAFEDLQSITHLALGSNPLYCDCSMRWLAEWVKKDYVEAGIARCMEPPAMRDKLLLTTPATAFQCKTSQQPAEVLAKCDLCYTSPCQNGGFCEALPDRKFRCKCAPGYHGDRCEHKIDACYGNPCGNTGTCKVLEEGRFSCDCAPGYKGLRCENNVDDCEDNKCSNNSTCVDLVQAYRCECAPGFMGEYCEEKIPFCTKGHDPCENGGRCVDHGTHYSCECPIGFTGLNCSTNLDDCVDHMCQNGATCIDGINNYECKCAADYTGRYCEAAPSTVMLYPQTSPCAHHDCQHGACFQPAPASAADYLCQCHPGYTGKRCEYLTSLSFVDNSSLVELEPLRTRPEANVTIVFTTTQENGVLLYNGQNGDHIAVELFNGRVRVSYDVGNYPTSTMYSYEMVADGKAHVAELLAIKKNFTMRVDNGAARSIINEGPKEYLKLVAPMYVGGVAPEVANVAFTEFHLRNITSFQGCISEMWINHKLVDFSNAAKMHRVTPGCMSNEEEADEARDVVEAEGIMGSSNEESLPQEGMDHEHSDIVMTGPGTIISDPCTGHECRKGSQCVPSPIGNGYTCRCQTGWQGRYCEKAPTCRKEHTREYYSENGCRSRRPVKLAKCWGSCGNSCCLPRKTKRRKVRLICADGMRYTKDVDLVRKCTCTRKCY
- the LOC408960 gene encoding protein slit isoform X1 yields the protein MARAMTPAWSLRLLGVSCGSVVCAWGLLLILSVLGGGASHGTALGSFGLGSLSGAMEDMNSARCPWLCTCTGQEVDCSHRGLTQIPGDLVTFLVAEKLDLQGNNISVIFKTDFEDMATLHVLWLSNNQIHTIERGAFQDLVGVEKLRLNNNQIRHLPDLLFSNMMNLKRLDLSHNQIATIGPKTLRGISSLKYLLLDNNVLTCIDEASIRELKDLEILMLNNNKLTTLGKEMLNGFSHLRTLKLVDNPLSCDCHLAWLSRHLKSYPRLGQHTKCASPIHLKDRNIADVQEHEFKCSGPVERTGSECSAEPQCPHPCRCADGIVDCRENSLTKVPTHLPEDTTELRLEQNRITEIPPKAFSPYRKLRRIDLSNNQIKKVAADAFHGLKSLESLVLYGNKITELPSGLFQGLTNLQLLLLNANEISCIRTDLFRDLTSLTLLSLYDNNIRSLANGTFANLRSIETLHLARNPFICDCNLRWLNAYLHAHPIETSGAKCESPKRAQKRKIDSMRDDKFKCDEELLTKRAGECILPGECPDPCVCNGATVDCSNKKLTSIPKELPIYTSTLLLANNELDKIKADGLFEKLPELQHLDLRKNKISRIEASSFQGAHKLTDLLLSENRLREVHNKMFTGLTNLKTLNLHGNAITCVMQGSFDGLTHIRTINMQGNPLSCNCHLAWFAGWLRKRETPLSGVVGHCHDPPRLKDAIVKDIPHHEFKCNNDSVGCLGDDYCPPQCNCAGSVVRCSRSQLTEIPRGIPPETTELYLDVNDIKTIQPERLNHLRILTRLDLSNNQIGMLSNDTFRNLTKLSHLIISYNKLQCVQRNALAGLKSLRIMSLHGNDISVIPEGAFEDLQSITHLALGSNPLYCDCSMRWLAEWVKKDYVEAGIARCMEPPAMRDKLLLTTPATAFQCKTSQQPAEVLAKCDLCYTSPCQNGGFCEALPDRKFRCKCAPGYHGDRCEHKIDACYGNPCGNTGTCKVLEEGRFSCDCAPGYKGLRCENNVDDCEDNKCSNNSTCVDLVQAYRCECAPGFMGEYCEEKIPFCTKGHDPCENGGRCVDHGTHYSCECPIGFTGLNCSTNLDDCVDHMCQNGATCIDGINNYECKCAADYTGRYCEAAPSTVMLYPQTSPCAHHDCQHGACFQPAPASAADYLCQCHPGYTGKRCEYLTSLSFVDNSSLVELEPLRTRPEANVTIVFTTTQENGVLLYNGQNGDHIAVELFNGRVRVSYDVGNYPTSTMYSYEMVADGKAHVAELLAIKKNFTMRVDNGAARSIINEGPKEYLKLVAPMYVGGVAPEVANVAFTEFHLRNITSFQGCISEMWINHKLVDFSNAAKMHRVTPGCMSNEEEADEARDVVEAEGIMGSSNEESLPQEGMDHEHSDIVMTGPGTIISDPCTGHECRKGSQCVPSPIGNGYTCRCQTGWQGRYCEKAPTCRKEHTREYYSENGCRSRRPVKLAKCWGSCGNSCCLPRKTKRRKVRLICADGMRYTKDVDLVRKCTCTRKCY